The Lineus longissimus chromosome 2, tnLinLong1.2, whole genome shotgun sequence genome window below encodes:
- the LOC135482989 gene encoding carbohydrate sulfotransferase 11-like, producing MYQLRWMRLRDHCLTNYPKVNPSNLSDSDISQIKESKYILVDDKHEVVYCKIPKIACTTWQRMFLAMHGFKDALNMPQDDVHHRQDSYNFFKSMELRKQSYDNIRRKLQTYKTFVIVRDPLERILSAYRDKLLMGREFYAFYSKRILRAYREGYKAEDDVDLEFHEFIRFLLDQERFQIGYVDEHWDSFFNECLPCSINYDVIGKYETMETDSNFVLQYLGWNKQLKWPPREKHYNGTRSALLIDQAYNGVSKRLLSGIKQHYRDDILAFGYANG from the coding sequence ATGTACCAGTTGAGATGGATGAGACTTCGAGACCACTGCCTCACGAACTACCCAAAAGTAAACCCGAGCAACCTCTCAGACTCAGACATCAGCCAAATTAAAGAGAGTAAATACATCTTAGTTGATGATAAACACGAGGTGGTCTATTGTAAAATCCCCAAGATTGCTTGTACGACTTGGCAGCGGATGTTCTTGGCGATGCACGGCTTTAAAGACGCTCTAAACATGCCCCAGGATGACGTCCATCATCGGCAGGATTCGTACAACTTTTTCAAATCGATGGAGTTGCGCAAGCAGTCATATGATAACATCCGGCGGAAGTTACAGACGTACAAGACATTTGTTATTGTCCGTGACCCGCTAGAGCGAATACTGTCTGCATACAGAGACAAGCTGTTAATGGGAAGAGAGTTTTATGCCTTTTATTCGAAGCGGATATTGCGCGCTTACCGAGAAGGTTATAAAGCGGAAGACGATGTCGATTTGGAATTTCATGAATTTATAAGGTTTCTTCTCGACCAGGAAAGGTTTCAAATCGGGTATGTAGATGAACATTGGGATTCCTTCTTCAACGAGTGTCTTCCGTGCAGCATCAATTATGACGTAATCGGGAAGTACGAAACTATGGAGACCGATTCCAATTTCGTTTTACAAtatcttggctggaataagcagCTGAAATGGCCACCGCGTGAGAAACATTATAATGGTACCCGCTCTGCACTACTTATAGACCAGGCATACAATGGGGTATCTAAACGTCTTTTATCCGGAATCAAGCAGCATTATCGAGATGATATATTAGCGTTTGGTTATGCAAATGGCTGA